Within the Streptomyces sp. YIM 121038 genome, the region GGCACGGCACGCGGCGACGTCGTCGCCCTCGACGGCGAGGTCGGCGACTCCACCCGCGCGGAACTCTTCGCCAAGGAGCACCCCGAGCGGTACTTCGAGTGCTACATCGCCGAGCAGCAGCTCGTCGCCGCCGCCGTGGGTCTCGCCCGGCGCGGCTGGGTGCCGTACGCGTCCACGTTCGCGGCGTTCCTGACCCGCGCCCACGACTTCGTGCGCATGGCGGCCGTCAGCGGCGCCGACCTCAACCTGGTGGGCTCGCACGCGGGCGTCGCCATCGGCGAGGACGGCCCGTCCCAGATGGGCCTGGAGGACCTGGCGATGTTCCGGGCCGTGCCCGGCTCCACCGTCCTGTACCCGTGCGACGCCCCGCAGACGGCACGCCTGGTCGCCGCCATGGCCGACCTCGACGGCGTGCGCTACCTGCGCACCTCGCGCGGTGCGACGCCGGTCCTCTACGGCCCCGGCGAGGAGTTCCCCGTCGGCGGGTCCAAGGTGCTGCGGTGGAGCGACGCCGACCGGCTCACGGTCGTCGCGGCCGGGGTGACCGTCCACGAGGCGCTCGCCGCCGCCGTGCTCCTCGACCGCGAGGGCATCCCGGTGCGCGTCGTCGACCTGTACTCCGTCAAGCCCGTGGACCGGCGCACGCTGCGCGAGGCCGCCGAGCGGACGGGCTGTCTGCTCACCGTCGAGGACCACCGCCAGGAGGGCGGCATCGGCGACGCCGTCCTGGACGCGTTCAGCGACGGCAGCCCGGTGCCGCGCCTGGTGCGCCTCGCGGTGACCGGCGTGCCGGGGTCCGCCTCGCCCGCCGAGCAGCTGCGGGCCGCGGGGATCGACGCGGAGTCGATCGCGGCGGCCGTACGGCTGCTCGTGGAACACGTGGTGGTGCGATGAGGGGGGAGCGGACATGAGCGAGACGCGCACCGTACGGGCGGGCCGCCGCACCGTCGCACTCCACCGGCCCCAGAAGCCGTTCATCCCCGAGGGCTCCGGCTCAGCCCCGTACACCAAGGGGGACCTCTTCGACTACTACCGGGCCGTCGCCCCCTTCATCCTTCCGCATCTGCGCGGCCGCCCCCTGATGCTGGAGCGGCACCCGGACGGGGTCGCGGGACCCCGCTTCCTGCAGAAGGACACACCAGAGCACTACCCGGGCTGGATCACCCGCGCCGAGGTGCCCAAGCGGGGCGGCACCGTCACGCACACCGTGTGCGACGACAGCGCCACGCTCCTCTACCTCGCCGACCAGGCCTGTGTCACCCTGCACCGCTGGCAGTCCCGCGTCGGCCGCGTCGACCGGCCCGACCGCATGGTCTTCGACCTGGACCCGGCCGGGGACGGCACGCCGCAGGGCGCGTACGGCCCGGTGCGCGAGGCCGCCGGGCTGCTCGGTGAACTCCTCGACCAGGTGGGTCTGCCGTCCGCCGTGATGACGACCGGTTCGCGCGGCCTGCACGTGGTCGTGCCGGTCAACGGCCGCCACCACGTCGACGACGTCCGCGCGTTCGCCAAGGAGCTCACCGAGGTCCTCGCCGCCGCGCACCCGCACCGGTTCACCACGGCCGTCCGCAAGAAGGACCGGGGCGGGCGGCTCTACCTCGACGTCCAGCGCAACGGATACGCGCAGACCGCCGTCGCGCCCTTCTCGGTACGGGCCAGGCCGGGCGCGCCGGTGGCCGTGCCGCTCGCCTGGGAGCAGCTCGACGCCCCCGGCACGCACGCGGCCCGCTGGACCATCGCCGACGCCGTGGAGCAGGCCCGCGGCGACCCCTGGGCGGGCCTGCTGCGCTCGCCCCGCGCACTCGGCCCGGCACGCCGCAAGCTGCGGGCGCTGCGCGGCGGCTGAAAGTCGGGCGGAGGTTTGCCGCCACGGCACCAGGTCACTCGGGTCAGGAGGTGGCCATGACGCATACGTCCCGCAAGCAGAACAACACGACAGCCGAGTCCGACGCCCTGCCCGGCCCCGTCTCGGTGCTGCGGCACGCGCGGGAGCAGCTCACGGAACTCACCGGCCTCGCCGCCGAGTCCGTCTCGTCGTTCGAACGCACCGACGGCGGCTGGGAGCTGGAGGTCGAGGTCCTCGAACTCGCCCGCGTGCCGGACACCATGAGCCTGCTCGCGACCTACGCCGTGAGCCTGGACCCGGGCGGCGAGCTCACCGCCTACCGCAGGGTGCGCCGCTACGAGCGCGGCCGCGCGGACCCGCACCGCACGGGCGGCTGACCGGCACACCCGGCAGGGCCCGACCATTCCGGGCGTCCCGAACACCCACGACGCCAACACCCAAGGCAAGGAGGACAGGTCGGCATGACCGTCGTCCCAGCACAGCAGAGTGGCGGCGCAGGCGGCACCAGCGGCCTGTACGACGTCATCGAACTCATCCTCGACCGCGGGCTCGTGATCGACGCGTTCGTACGCGTCTCGCTCGTCGGCATCGAGATCCTCAAGATCGACGTGCGCGTCGTCGTCGCCAGCGTCGACACCTATCTGCGCTTCGCCGAGGCCTGCAACCGCCTCGACCTGGAGGCCGGACCGCACAAGAGCCCCGGCCTGCCCGACCTGGTCGGCGAGATCACCGAGTCGGGTGCGCGCGGCAAGTCCAAGGGCGCGCTCAGCGGCGCCGCCCAGACCGTGTCGGACGCCTTCAAGCAGGCGCGCGAGGACGGCCGCTCCGGTGAGGAGGAGGCCGCCCGGCCGCGTCGGCGCAGCACGTCACGGTCCCGGAAGGAGGAGACGGAGTGACCACGTACATCTACGGGATCGCCGGCAGCGACCACCCGGCGCTGCCGGAGGGCATGGGCGGCATCGGCGAACCGGCCCGCCCGGTGCGCGTCCTCAGGCACGGCAAGCTCGCCGCGCTCGTCAGCGACAGCCCCGAAGACCTGCGCCCCAAGCGGCGCGATCTGCTCGCCCACCAGAACGTCCTGGACGAGGCGGGCGCGGGCGGCCCCGTCCTGCCGATGCGCTTCGGCAGCCTCGCGCAGGACGACCCGGCCGTGGTCGAGGTCCTCGACGAGCTGGCCGACCACTACGAGGAGCGGCTGCGCTCCCTGGAGGGCAGGGCCGAGTACAACGTGAAGGCCGCCCACGACGAGCAGGCCGTGCTGCACCAGGTGCTCGCCGAGAACCCGGAGCTGCGCGCCATGGCCGAGGCCAACCGCAAGGCGGGCGGCGGCACCTACGAGCAGAAGCTGCGGCTCGGCGAGCAGCTGACCGCCGCCGTGCAGGGCCGCGAGGCCGGTGACGGCCTCCAGGTGCGCCGCGCGCTCGAACCGTGCGCGGAGGCCGTCAGCACGGGCCCCGAGGGCACGGGGTGGCTGGCCAACTACTCGTTCCTGGTGCGCCGCGAGTCCGCCGACGGCTTCGTGGCCGCCGTCGCGGAACTGCGCAAGACCCAGCCGCACCTGGACGTGCGCGTGAACGGCCCGCTGCCCCCCTACAGCTTCGTCGACCCCGGTGCCGCACAGCCCGCGGACGACGCGGCACGGGCGCGGTGAGGCCCGCGCATGGGACTCGTCGGTGAACTGCTCGGGCTGCCCCTGGCCCCGGCCCGGGGCACCCTCTGGGTGCTCCGCCAGGTGGTCGCGGAGGCGGAGCGGCAGTACTACGACCCCTCGGCGATCCGCGCCGAACTCGCCCGGCTCACCGAGCTGGTGGAGGCGGGCGAGATCGACGCGGACGAGTTCGACCGCCGTGAGGACGAGCTGCTGGCGCGGCTCGGCTACGGCGCCCGGCAGGAAGCGGCTCCGGAGACCGTTCCGCGGGCCGCTCCGGAGGAGAACAGGACGGCGACACGATGAACCGTTTGGCAGTGGGCCTCGGCGTAGGCGCGGGGTACCTCCTGGGACGGACCAAGAAGGCCAAGCTGGCCTTCGCCGTCGGCACCATGGTCGCGGGCAGGAGGCTGAAGCTGAACCCCGCGTCCCTGGCCCGCGCGGTGACCGACCAACTGGAGAACAACCCGCAGTTCAAGGAGATAGGCGGCCAGCTCAAGGACGACCTGCGGGGCGTCGGCAAGGCCGCGACCGGCTCGCTGCTCGACCGGCGCCTGGAGTCCTTCGCGGACCGTCTGCACGACCGCACCCTGGACGTACGGGACCGGATGGCGGGGGCGGCGCCCGGGGCCGACGAGGAGCCGGACGAACGCGACGGGTCAGAGGAGCGCGACGGTCGCGACGGGTCCGAGGAGCGCGACGAGCCCCGCCAGAAGACCGGCACGGCGACCAGAAAGGCGCGGTCCGCGGCCAAGAAGGCCCCCAGGCCCGCCGGTGGCCAGAGCGGCGGCGGCACGGGGTCCGGGCAGGCCCGGAAGAAGAGCCCGGCGCCCCGCAAGAAGCCGTCCGCGCGCGGCACCCAGAGCCGGGACACCGCGAAGCGCAGCCCGGCGAAGCGGGCCCCCGCGAAGCGCAGCCCGGCACGGAAGTCCGGCGGCGCGAAGGGAGGCGACGATGCCTGACACGCGTGAGCGCATCAGCGACACCGCGGGCGGGGCCACGGGCTCCGGCGACGGCGAGGGGGCGGGGGGTGCCCTGAGCGCCGCCCTGCACGGCCCCGGCGCCGACCGCCTGAAGGACGAGGCGCGGGCCTACCTCATGGCGCAGGCGGAGCGCGCCCTCGTCGGCGTCGGACGCAAGCTCGGCGACGCCACCGTCAAGCTCAACGACGTGGCCGAGGGCCGCAGTCCGGGCTTCGCCCGCCTCGCCCTGGACGGCGGCCGCAAACTGGCCTCCGGCAAGGGCCCGTTGCGCAGCGCCGTCGAAGTGGGCGGCAGCCACCTGAAGGACGCCGTGACCGGATCGCTCAAGGGGGCCCTGGACAAGGCGCGCGGCAAGGGCGGCAAGAGCGGCAGCGGACAGAAGCCCACCGTCATCCTGGAGCACGTCGACGTCGGCGTGCCCGTGCGCGAGGCGTACGAGCAGTGGACGCGGTACGAGGAGTTCGCCACGTTCACCAAGGGCGTGCGGGACGCCACCGAGGTGAGCGAGACCGAGTCCCACTGGAAGCTCAAGGTCTTCTGGTCCAGCAGGAGCTGGACGGCACGCCTCATCGACCAGGTGCCCGAGGAGCGCCTCGCCTGGACGTCGGAGGGCGCCAAGGGCACCACGAAGGGCGTGGTCAGCTTCCACCCCCTCGGCGAGCGCCTGACCCGGGTGGTGCTGGTCATCGAGTACTACCCGAAGGGCCTGTTCGAGCGCACCGGCAACCTCTGGCGCGCCCAGGGCCGCAGGGCCCGGCTCGACCTGAAGCACTTCGCCCGCCATGTGTCGCTGCGCTCGGCCGCGCAGGACGACACCGACACCGAAACCGACGCCGAGGACGTGGAGCCCGAGGAGGACGCCGAGGACATGGCGTACCACGAGGACGACGACACGTACTCGGAGGAGACCGACGAGGCCGACGAGGCCGACGAGGACGACGCCGACGACGGCTACGAGGACTACGCGGACGAGGACGGCGTGTACGAGGAGGAGGACGACGGCGAGCCCGAGGACGCGGCCGAGGAAGCCGACGTGGACGCCGAGGACGAGGCCGAGGACGAGGCCGACGAGGACGAACCCGTGGCGGCGGCCCGGAGCCGCCGATGACGACCGCGAGCCGACTGCCCGATTCGTACGGCCAGGGCGGCGGCACCAACCTCGCCGACGTCCTGGAGCGCGTCCTGGACAAGGGCGTCGTCATCGCCGGGGACATCCGGATCAACCTGCTCGACATCGAGCTGCTCACCGTGAAGCTGCGGCTCGTCGTCGCCTCGGTGGAGCGCGCCAAGGAGATGGGCATCGACTGGTGGGAGGACGACCCGGCGCTGTCCAGCAAGGCGCGCAGGTCCGAACTCGCCCGGGAGAACGCCGAGTTGAAGCAGCGCCTGGAGCGGCTCGAACTGACGCGGGGCGAGGCCG harbors:
- the ligD gene encoding non-homologous end-joining DNA ligase, whose protein sequence is MSETRTVRAGRRTVALHRPQKPFIPEGSGSAPYTKGDLFDYYRAVAPFILPHLRGRPLMLERHPDGVAGPRFLQKDTPEHYPGWITRAEVPKRGGTVTHTVCDDSATLLYLADQACVTLHRWQSRVGRVDRPDRMVFDLDPAGDGTPQGAYGPVREAAGLLGELLDQVGLPSAVMTTGSRGLHVVVPVNGRHHVDDVRAFAKELTEVLAAAHPHRFTTAVRKKDRGGRLYLDVQRNGYAQTAVAPFSVRARPGAPVAVPLAWEQLDAPGTHAARWTIADAVEQARGDPWAGLLRSPRALGPARRKLRALRGG
- a CDS encoding gas vesicle protein; translation: MTHTSRKQNNTTAESDALPGPVSVLRHAREQLTELTGLAAESVSSFERTDGGWELEVEVLELARVPDTMSLLATYAVSLDPGGELTAYRRVRRYERGRADPHRTGG
- a CDS encoding gas vesicle structural protein GvpA, whose protein sequence is MTVVPAQQSGGAGGTSGLYDVIELILDRGLVIDAFVRVSLVGIEILKIDVRVVVASVDTYLRFAEACNRLDLEAGPHKSPGLPDLVGEITESGARGKSKGALSGAAQTVSDAFKQAREDGRSGEEEAARPRRRSTSRSRKEETE
- a CDS encoding GvpL/GvpF family gas vesicle protein, which encodes MTTYIYGIAGSDHPALPEGMGGIGEPARPVRVLRHGKLAALVSDSPEDLRPKRRDLLAHQNVLDEAGAGGPVLPMRFGSLAQDDPAVVEVLDELADHYEERLRSLEGRAEYNVKAAHDEQAVLHQVLAENPELRAMAEANRKAGGGTYEQKLRLGEQLTAAVQGREAGDGLQVRRALEPCAEAVSTGPEGTGWLANYSFLVRRESADGFVAAVAELRKTQPHLDVRVNGPLPPYSFVDPGAAQPADDAARAR
- a CDS encoding gas vesicle protein GvpG is translated as MGLVGELLGLPLAPARGTLWVLRQVVAEAERQYYDPSAIRAELARLTELVEAGEIDADEFDRREDELLARLGYGARQEAAPETVPRAAPEENRTATR
- a CDS encoding DNA primase, producing the protein MNRLAVGLGVGAGYLLGRTKKAKLAFAVGTMVAGRRLKLNPASLARAVTDQLENNPQFKEIGGQLKDDLRGVGKAATGSLLDRRLESFADRLHDRTLDVRDRMAGAAPGADEEPDERDGSEERDGRDGSEERDEPRQKTGTATRKARSAAKKAPRPAGGQSGGGTGSGQARKKSPAPRKKPSARGTQSRDTAKRSPAKRAPAKRSPARKSGGAKGGDDA
- a CDS encoding SRPBCC family protein: MPDTRERISDTAGGATGSGDGEGAGGALSAALHGPGADRLKDEARAYLMAQAERALVGVGRKLGDATVKLNDVAEGRSPGFARLALDGGRKLASGKGPLRSAVEVGGSHLKDAVTGSLKGALDKARGKGGKSGSGQKPTVILEHVDVGVPVREAYEQWTRYEEFATFTKGVRDATEVSETESHWKLKVFWSSRSWTARLIDQVPEERLAWTSEGAKGTTKGVVSFHPLGERLTRVVLVIEYYPKGLFERTGNLWRAQGRRARLDLKHFARHVSLRSAAQDDTDTETDAEDVEPEEDAEDMAYHEDDDTYSEETDEADEADEDDADDGYEDYADEDGVYEEEDDGEPEDAAEEADVDAEDEAEDEADEDEPVAAARSRR
- a CDS encoding gas vesicle protein, with translation MTTASRLPDSYGQGGGTNLADVLERVLDKGVVIAGDIRINLLDIELLTVKLRLVVASVERAKEMGIDWWEDDPALSSKARRSELARENAELKQRLERLELTRGEAAAESESEREHDRGSEPERE